The proteins below come from a single Gordonia pseudamarae genomic window:
- a CDS encoding TlpA disulfide reductase family protein, which translates to MTNEPADPDSTNTEPGNTSSEAAGTATGGRPPRFPPAARWTVVFIVVMVALLAAIWPRGDNSPAIDADTTTTVGTRTSVPVDTGQLAGARTEAALADCPAPASTPGANAALAGIVAECLGTGRTYDLGDATAGTPLLVNMWATWCYPCRQELPILADYATRAGSRINVLTVHAKEGANNPYLVLKFLTELGVHLPATLDTDGRIAAALRAPRVFPSTILIRADGTIAKVLPQVFDNTDEIAGAVRTHLGVDT; encoded by the coding sequence ATGACGAACGAACCAGCCGACCCGGACTCGACGAACACCGAGCCGGGCAACACATCATCGGAGGCGGCCGGCACCGCGACCGGAGGGCGCCCGCCGCGCTTTCCGCCCGCCGCCCGCTGGACCGTCGTGTTCATCGTGGTGATGGTGGCCCTGCTGGCGGCGATCTGGCCGCGCGGCGACAACAGCCCGGCGATCGATGCCGACACGACCACCACCGTCGGCACCCGGACCAGCGTTCCGGTCGACACCGGCCAACTCGCCGGCGCGCGCACCGAGGCAGCGCTCGCCGACTGCCCGGCACCGGCCTCGACACCGGGCGCGAACGCGGCGCTGGCCGGAATCGTCGCCGAATGTCTGGGCACCGGCCGGACCTACGACCTGGGCGACGCGACGGCGGGTACCCCGTTGCTGGTCAACATGTGGGCCACCTGGTGCTATCCGTGTCGCCAGGAGTTGCCGATCCTCGCCGACTACGCCACCCGCGCGGGCAGCAGGATCAACGTCCTGACCGTGCACGCCAAAGAGGGCGCGAACAACCCGTATCTGGTACTGAAGTTCCTCACCGAACTCGGTGTGCACCTGCCGGCCACGCTCGACACCGACGGCAGGATCGCCGCCGCTCTGCGTGCCCCCCGGGTCTTCCCGTCCACGATTCTGATCCGCGCCGACGGCACCATCGCCAAGGTTCTGCCGCAAGTCTTCGACAACACCGACGAGATCGCCGGTGCCGTACGCACGCACCTGGGAGTGGATACGTGA
- the nth gene encoding endonuclease III, which yields MSSRTTTQVRSVNRRSDETRLGLVRRARRMNRTLRLAFPHVYCELDFTTPLELSVATILSAQCTDVRVNQVTPALFAAYPDARAYAEADRTELEEMIRSTGFYRNKANSIIGLGQALISRFGGEVPGTLEELVTLPGFGRKTANVVLGNAFGVPGITVDTHFGRLVRRWRWTEETDPVKVERVVGELIERKEWTDLSHRVIFHGRRVCHARTPACGVCVLAKDCPSYGEGPVDKRTAAALVKGPETPHLLALAGIGDAVIEP from the coding sequence ATGAGTTCCCGAACGACGACGCAGGTGAGGTCGGTCAATCGCCGCAGCGACGAGACCCGGCTGGGTCTGGTGCGTCGTGCGCGCCGGATGAACCGCACCCTCCGGCTCGCGTTTCCGCACGTCTACTGCGAGCTCGACTTCACCACCCCGCTCGAACTGTCGGTGGCCACCATTCTGTCGGCGCAGTGCACCGACGTCCGGGTCAATCAGGTCACGCCCGCACTGTTCGCCGCCTACCCCGACGCCCGCGCCTACGCGGAGGCCGACCGCACCGAACTCGAAGAGATGATCAGGTCCACCGGTTTCTACCGCAACAAGGCCAACTCGATCATCGGACTCGGGCAGGCCCTGATCAGCCGGTTCGGCGGTGAGGTCCCGGGTACCCTCGAAGAACTGGTCACTCTGCCCGGGTTCGGCCGCAAGACGGCCAACGTCGTCCTCGGCAACGCCTTCGGTGTCCCCGGCATCACCGTGGACACCCATTTCGGGCGACTCGTGCGGCGCTGGCGGTGGACCGAGGAGACCGACCCGGTGAAAGTGGAACGGGTCGTCGGTGAACTCATCGAACGCAAGGAATGGACCGACCTGTCCCACCGCGTCATCTTCCACGGCCGCCGGGTCTGCCACGCCCGTACACCGGCGTGCGGGGTGTGCGTGCTGGCCAAGGACTGCCCGTCGTACGGCGAAGGCCCGGTCGACAAACGTACCGCGGCCGCGCTCGTGAAAGGGCCGGAAACCCCACATCTGCTGGCGCTGGCCGGGATCGGTGACGCGGTTATCGAGCCATGA